A genomic region of Dickeya solani IPO 2222 contains the following coding sequences:
- a CDS encoding helix-turn-helix domain-containing protein, producing MPIIIRLDVLLAQKKMKSRELARLIGITEQNLSLLKSGKVKSIRFDTLQRICEVLACQPGDVLEYLPEE from the coding sequence ATGCCAATCATTATCAGACTGGATGTGCTACTGGCACAAAAAAAGATGAAGTCCCGCGAGCTGGCGAGGTTGATCGGCATTACTGAACAGAATCTTTCATTGCTGAAATCCGGCAAGGTGAAAAGCATCCGGTTCGATACATTGCAGAGAATATGCGAGGTGTTGGCTTGTCAGCCCGGCGATGTGCTGGAGTATTTGCCGGAAGAGTGA